From Carassius auratus strain Wakin chromosome 22, ASM336829v1, whole genome shotgun sequence, a single genomic window includes:
- the lingo3a gene encoding leucine-rich repeat and immunoglobulin-like domain-containing nogo receptor-interacting protein 3a, producing the protein MAGCPRLSLPGLFVLLITASLTHGQSCPQRCDCIPHQRAVMCQNKRLGSIPGGIPTDTRLLDLSGNSLRWVEYNDLATLSKLEELDLSENLISVLEPNAFSSLLNLRVLRLRANQLKLVPMGAFSRLTNLTTLDLSGNKLVILLDFTFQDLKNLRNLEVGDNDLVYISNKAFLGLVGLRELTIERCNLTSITGQSLSYLRGLVTLRLRYLSIPSLEEQNFHKLGGLRGLEIDHWPFLEYISPHSFQGLNLSWLSITNTNISTVPTGALRNLIHLASLNLSYNPISVLESWALRDLIRLKELHLVGTNLISVQPYGLGGLQQIRLLNLSNNGLVTLEEGSFHSVNTLETLRVDGNPLSCDCRLLWILQRRKTLNFDRKSPVCATPVELRGKALSTFSDSALFDHFTCKRPKIRNRKLQQLTAREGQVVSFVCQAQGDPTPVIFWISPQRRRITTKSTGRVIVLPEGTLEIRYAQVTDSGTYICIASNAGGNDTYFATLTVSGLPLDGALAANRTYYVGDLNDTNLNDTRVFLKFTLDLKTILVSTAMGCIMFLGVVLFCFILLFVWSRGRGQHKNNFSVEYSFRKVDGPAASGGQGGARKFNMKMI; encoded by the coding sequence ATGGCGGGTTGTCCACGCCTGAGCTTACCGGGGCTGTTTGTGCTCCTAATCACTGCATCCCTAACACATGGCCAAAGCTGCCCACAGCGCTGTGACTGTATCCCTCATCAGAGAGCCGTGATGTGCCAGAACAAGCGTCTGGGCTCTATTCCTGGAGGCATCCCTACTGACACACGGCTGCTGGATCTGAGTGGCAACAGTTTGCGCTGGGTGGAATACAATGACTTGGCGACTCTCTCGAAACTTGAAGAATTGGACTTGAGCGAGAATCTCATCAGCGTGTTGGAGCCCAACGCCTTCTCCAGCTTGCTCAACCTGAGAGTGTTGCGTCTACGAGCCAACCAGCTTAAACTCGTGCCCATGGGTGCCTTTTCACGTCTCACCAACCTCACCACTCTGGATCTAAGTGGGAATAAACTGGTCATCCTGTTAGACTTCACCTTCCAGGACTTGAAGAACCTCCGCAATTTGGAGGTTGGTGACAACGACCTGGTGTACATTTCAAACAAGGCTTTCCTAGGACTGGTGGGGCTCCGGGAGCTAACCATTGAGAGGTGCAATCTGACCTCTATAACTGGACAGTCTCTTTCCTACCTTCGCGGCTTGGTGACTCTTCGATTACGCTACCTCAGTATCCCTTCGTTGGAAGAGCAGAACTTTCATAAACTAGGTGGACTGCGGGGTCTTGAGATTGACCACTGGCCCTTCCTTGAGTACATCTCTCCACACAGCTTCCAAGGTCTCAACCTTTCTTGGCTCTCGATTACCAACACCAACATTTCCACCGTGCCTACAGGAGCCCTTCGCAACCTAATTCACTTGGCAAGCCTCAACCTGTCTTACAACCCCATCTCAGTTCTTGAGTCCTGGGCATTGCGGGATCTTATCCGCTTGAAGGAACTGCACCTAGTTGGTACAAACCTGATATCAGTGCAACCCTACGGTCTTGGAGGCCTGCAACAGATACGATTGCTCAACTTGTCAAACAATGGATTAGTGACCCTAGAGGAGGGATCCTTCCACTCGGTCAACACGCTGGAGACATTGCGTGTAGATGGCAACCCTCTGTCCTGCGATTGCCGCCTACTGTGGATCCTGCAGCGCCGGAAGACCCTCAACTTTGACAGAAAGTCACCAGTTTGCGCCACACCCGTGGAACTGAGAGGAAAAGCACTCAGTACCTTCTCGGACTCTGCACTCTTTGACCATTTCACCTGTAAACGGCCTAAAATTCGAAACCGCAAACTGCAACAGCTGACGGCACGTGAAGGCCAAGTGGTGTCATTTGTATGTCAAGCACAAGGAGACCCAACTCCGGTCATCTTTTGGATTTCACCTCAGCGCCGACGTATCACAACCAAGAGCACTGGGCGGGTAATTGTCCTACCTGAAGGTACGCTGGAGATCCGTTACGCCCAGGTTACAGATAGTGGGACTTATATCTGCATCGCAAGCAATGCTGGTGGCAACGACACCTACTTTGCCACCCTAACAGTCAGTGGATTGCCATTGGATGGTGCTTTGGCAGCCAATCGCACCTACTATGTGGGAGATCTAAATGACACGAACTTAAACGACACACGTGTCTTCCTAAAATTCACATTGGATCTCAAGACCATCCTGGTGTCCACCGCAATGGGCTGCATCATGTTTTTGGGTGTTGTGCTTTTCTGTTTCATTCTCTTATTTGTGTGGAGCCGAGGACGAGGTCAGCACAAGAACAATTTCTCAGTTGAGTATTCATTCAGAAAGGTAGATGGTCCCGCTGCCAGTGGGGGTCAAGGAGGGGCACGAAAGTTCAACATGAAGATGATATAA